Genomic DNA from Mycolicibacterium helvum:
TTCCGTCCTGGCAACCGACGAGCCTGGCAGGCTGGCTCGACAGGTGTGCGGCACAGTATCCTTCGCGGCCGTTCGTGTTGGCCGACGCGGGATCGGCGACGTACCGGGAGGTCGCGCAGGAGTCTCGCAGGCTTGCCGCGGGGTTGTCCGTTCTCGGTGTGCGGCCCGGCGATCGGGTGGGAATGTTGGTCGCCAACTATCCAGAATTCGTCAGTGTGAAGTTCGCGATCGCCCGTGTCGGTGCGATCGCGGTGCCGTTCAACTATCTCTACCGCGAGAGCGAATTAGCGTTCGTGCTGGCGGATTCCGAATGCCGGGTGCTGGTGACGATGACAGAGTTCGGCTCGCTGGACTACCAGCAGATGCTCGACGGGATCATCCCGGGCTGGAGCCGCCCCGGCTTCGCCGATCGGCCAGCCACCGCCGACGGTGTCCCCGGTCTGCGCCATGTCGTGGTACTGGACACCGGGGGTGAACCACGCGATGGCGCGCTCTCGGTAGCGGGCCTCGGCGAACTCGCGGGCACGGTGGGCGCCGTGTTCGCGCCGCCCGACGTCAACCCACTGGCTGCCGGTGACATGCTCTACACGTCGGGGACGACGGGGGCGCCCAAAGGTGTGATGGTGTCGCACGACGCGGTGTTGCGCACCGCCTACGCGTCGGCGCTGACACGTGCTTACCAGGACGGGCGCCGAATTCTGTACTCCCTGCCCTGCTATCACATGTTCGGCTACATCGAGGGTTTGTTATCGGTGATGTTCGTCGGCGGAGCGGTGATCCTGCAGCCGTCGTTCAGTGCCGAGGGCTACTTCCGAGGTATCGAGCGGCACCGCGCCACCGACATGCTCTGTGTACCGACGATGGCCGTGGCAATGCTGGAGAGCCCGGCCCGCACCCGCTATGACCTCAGCTCTCTGGATGCCGTGCTATGCGGGTCAGCACCGGCCCCGGTTTGGCTGTGGGAGAACGTGACCCGAGATTTCGGGGTCGCCGAGATCGTCACCGGATACGGCATGACGGAAAGCGGTGGGGCGATGACACTCACCCTGCCGGAAGATCCGCTCGAGGCGCTGTCCGAAACGGTGGGAAGGCCGAAATTGGCAGGCGCGGCCGGGGTGCCCGGTACCGACACCCTGGTGGTCTATTGCGCGGTTGACCCCGACACCGGTGCGCCGGTGACGCCGGGCACCGAGGGTGAGCTGATCTCGCGGGGTCCAACGACGATGTCGCAGTACTGGAACCGCCCAGCCGACACTGCCCGCACGCTCCGTGACGGGTGGTTGCACTCGGGGGACCTGGGGCGCATCCGCGCTGACGGATACCTCCAGGTGACCGGCCGAAGCAAAGAGCTGTACAAAAGCGGCGGCGAGCTGGTCATGCCCAAGGAGATCGAGGACCTACTGGCCGGGCATCCGGGCATCAGCCAGGTGTTCGCCGTGGGGCTGACCGACGAGCGATGGGGCGAAATCGGCTGCGTCGTCGTGGTTCCGGCGCCCGGTCAGGAGATCTCGGAACAGGACGTGCTGACGCTGTGCCGAGAGAAGCTGGCACGCTTCAAGGTGCCCAAACGCGTTGCCTTCTACCGGGCCGAGGATCTGCCCACGACGCCCACCGGCAAGGTGCAGAAGTACCGGCTGGTGCAGCAGTTGTCAGGCCACGACAAAGCTGCGGACACCGTCGACGTCGGCGCCGGTCAGGGCGCCCCGTAGTTCGAGCAGATCGAGATGCGACTGCACCTCCAGGATCGCCGTCATCTGATGGATGGTCTGAAGCTCGTCGAGCGTGCGTTCCCGCCGCGTCCACAGCATCGCGGTGGCCACCTCGTACGCAGTGTGGCGCCCGGCGGCAATCAGGTCGCCGATCTGTCGCAGCCGGACCTCGTGGTGCTGGATCAGTTCGTGGGCCCGGGCGTGCGTGCCGGCATCGGTGGCGCCGTGCGCCGGAAGCATTCTCGCGTCGGGCAGGTCCAGAACCAGGCGAAGCGAGTCGATATAGGAGCGCAGCGGTAGCTTCTCGGGGGCGCGCTCGAACGCGATCGACGGGGTGATGCGGGGCAGCAGGTGATCGCCGGTGAACAGCAGGCCCTGTGCGGTGTCTTCGAAGACGACGTGTCCCCTGGTGTGTCCCGGGGTGGCACGGACCGTGATCTGGGTGGGGCCGCAGTCGATGACGTCGCCGTCGTCCAGCCAGCAATCCGGGGGTGAAAAGGCCACATCAAGCTCGTAGGCCTCCCACTCGAGCGCGGTGATTTCACCGGCCACCTGTGCCGCGCCGGCGCGGACCAGCGCGCCGATCTGGTTCGGGTGCACCTCATCGGGCTGCTGCGCGAACGCCGCGATGCTGTGCCGTTCCTCGCGTCCGAGCATCAATTCGATGCCGTGCCGATCACGCCACCGCACGCCGAGCGAGTAGTGATCCCAGTGTTGGTGGGTGGCCACGATTCGGCGTACGTCACCGAGGCCGAAGCCCAGCGCATGCAACGCGTCAGTCAACGCCGTCTCACCCGGCGGGTATGCCCATCCCGGGTCGACCAAGGTGACTCCGTCGGGGCAGTGGATGACGTACGCGTTGACGACCTGCAGGTCGGGTAGCGGGAGCGGCAGTGCGACGTGCGCCACGGTGCCGGTCAGGGTCTTGAGGCCTCGGCCGACCGCGTCCGCCGATGTGTGTGACATCCGGTGCTCCCATTCTGCCGCAACAAAATTTAACAGAGACTAGAAAACTATGTTAGCGTCGGATCATAACCGTGATGAATGACACGTGACCAAGTCGAAGCAACATTCAAAACCATGAGCAGAATGCGAAGGAGGTCGGCAGCGATGGCCATCGGCTCACCAAGCCGGGCAGGCACCACGGTGCTGATGCGCGATGGCTTCGTGGCAACCACCGCCGGGCCGGGGGTACCTCGATGCTGACCGCCGCCGACGATTACCCGCACGAGGTCGGGGCAGAGGTCAACTTCAACGAGTCGATGTACTTCGAGTTCCACGACCCGGCGCTCGATCTCGGCGGATTCCTGCGCCTGGCCAACCGGCCGAACGAGGGTATCGGCGAACGAACCGTCTGCCTGTACCTACCCGGAGGGGCCGTCGGGTTTGGATTCCTGCGGCCCACCGTCACGACCAACGAAGCCATGAATGCCGGTGGCCTGGTCGTGGAGGTTCTCCAGCCGATGGAAGAGCTCAGCATTCGGTTCGGCGGTGACCTCTGCGTCATGGCAGATCCGCGCGCGATGAACGATCCGAAGGCCGCGCTGGCGTCTCATCCCATGGTGCGGGCCGACATCGAACTGCGGTACCGGGCACTAGCCGGCGCCCACGAGCAGACGTTCGAATCTGACGGGCAGTCGTTCGCGCCGCATCATTACGAGCAACTCTGTGCGGTGAGTGGCCGGATCCAGCTCGGTCCGGATCGGTTCACCGTCGCAGGCCATGGCCTGCGTGATCATTCCTGGGGGCCGCGTTCTTGGCAGGCGCCGTGGTTCTATCGCTGGCTGCACGGCTGCAGTGCCGAATTCGGCTTCATGGCAGCTTATTTCGGTGATCCCGACGGATCCAGCAGGTGCGGCGGATTCGTATTCGACGGCTCGGTGTTGCACGCATGCGACGAGGTGAAGATCACCACCGCGCGTGATCACGACGGATTCCAACAGCAGATCGACCTATCGATCGCGGCGGGGCAACACCACTGGCGGCTGCGAGGTGAAGCACTGTCCTCCGTACCGCTGCGGCACCGTAACGCGGACGGCACGGTCGGGACTCGCATCGTCGAGTCAGCGATCCGTTGGGAACTAGCCGACGGCGAGGTGCTGCACGGGATGGCCGAATACCTCGATCAATTACACGACGGGCGTCCCGTGGGAACGCACGTTTAAACGAAGGGATCAGCGAAGTCATGAAAGTGTTCCAAGACCTTGCGGAGTTCACGACGGCGGCGGGCACCGAACTCGGGCCAACAGATTGGCTGCCCATCGATCAACAACGTGTCGATGGCTTCGCCGACGCGACCGATGACCATCAGTGGATTCACGTCGACCCCGAACGCGCCGCGTCCGGACCGTTCGGCGGCACCATCGCCCACGGTCTACTGACACTTGCCCTGCTGCCGCGGTTCATGCATGAGCTCTACCGGGTGGACAACGTCACCATGGCTGTCAACTACGGGTTCAACAAGGTGCGGTTCATCACCCCGGTGCCCGTCGGGGCCAAGCTTCGGGCGTCGTCGGTGATCTCGCGGGTCGACGCGCTGGACGGTGCGGTGCAGGCCACCATGGTGACCACGATCGAGGCCGAAGGGGCCAGCAAGCCCGCCGCGGTGATCGAATCGATTGTGCGCTATGTCGGTTGAGGCCCGTCCCGATACCAAGGTCGCAACCGCACAAGCGCTCTATGGCGCGCTGGCCACCGGTGATGTGGATGCGATCGACCGGCTACTGGCTCCTGACTTCGTCGGCCACGCCGCGCCGGGATTGCCCCTCGCCATGGGCGGTACCCACGTCGGCGCCGAGGCGATGCGCACGAACTTGTGGTGGCGGATCGGGGAGCACTTCAAGGTCCGCGCCGAGGCCGAAGACTTCCAGCCGCTGGAAGACGGCCGGCTCGTGGTGATCGGGGCATATCGCGGCACGGCTCGCCGCTCGGGAGCCGAGCTCGACGCAGCCTTCGTCCACCTCCTGTCCTTCGACGGGGCCGGTCGTATCGCGTCCCTGAATCAACTCACCGACACCGCCGCCTGGCATGCCGCACTCGACGGTGGCAACCGTCTGCAGACCATCGACTTCCGGGTCGAAGACGGGGTGGCGACGATCTGTTTGAATCGCCCTGCGCAGCGCAATGCCATCAATCTGCGGATGGCCCAGGAGTTCTTGGAGGTGGCACGGCGTATCGCCGCTGATCCCTCGGTGCGCGCAGTCCTGATCAGTGGCAACGGCCCGGCGCTGACCGTGGGCGGTGACATTGCGTACTTCCTGGAGGGCGGGGGTGAGGGCTACGACCGGCTGTTCGAGCGGATGATCTGGCCGTTCCACGAGGCGTTCGACATCCTGAGCCGGATCGAAGCGCCCATCGTGGCAGCCGCGCACGGCGCGGTGGCCGGCGGTGGCATGGGGTTCGTCTATGCCGCCGATCTCGTCCTCGCGGCAGAGGGCACCAGGTTCGTTCCCGCCTTCGCCGCCATCGGGCTGTCCGGCGACGGGGGTGGTACCTATCACCTGCCACGACTGATCGGGCCGCGCCGCGCCGCGCAGGCGTACCTGCGCAACACGCCGATCAGTGTCGATGAGGCCC
This window encodes:
- a CDS encoding DUF7064 domain-containing protein, encoding MLTAADDYPHEVGAEVNFNESMYFEFHDPALDLGGFLRLANRPNEGIGERTVCLYLPGGAVGFGFLRPTVTTNEAMNAGGLVVEVLQPMEELSIRFGGDLCVMADPRAMNDPKAALASHPMVRADIELRYRALAGAHEQTFESDGQSFAPHHYEQLCAVSGRIQLGPDRFTVAGHGLRDHSWGPRSWQAPWFYRWLHGCSAEFGFMAAYFGDPDGSSRCGGFVFDGSVLHACDEVKITTARDHDGFQQQIDLSIAAGQHHWRLRGEALSSVPLRHRNADGTVGTRIVESAIRWELADGEVLHGMAEYLDQLHDGRPVGTHV
- a CDS encoding class I adenylate-forming enzyme family protein → MTVRPSIEARRLALRESFPSWQPTSLAGWLDRCAAQYPSRPFVLADAGSATYREVAQESRRLAAGLSVLGVRPGDRVGMLVANYPEFVSVKFAIARVGAIAVPFNYLYRESELAFVLADSECRVLVTMTEFGSLDYQQMLDGIIPGWSRPGFADRPATADGVPGLRHVVVLDTGGEPRDGALSVAGLGELAGTVGAVFAPPDVNPLAAGDMLYTSGTTGAPKGVMVSHDAVLRTAYASALTRAYQDGRRILYSLPCYHMFGYIEGLLSVMFVGGAVILQPSFSAEGYFRGIERHRATDMLCVPTMAVAMLESPARTRYDLSSLDAVLCGSAPAPVWLWENVTRDFGVAEIVTGYGMTESGGAMTLTLPEDPLEALSETVGRPKLAGAAGVPGTDTLVVYCAVDPDTGAPVTPGTEGELISRGPTTMSQYWNRPADTARTLRDGWLHSGDLGRIRADGYLQVTGRSKELYKSGGELVMPKEIEDLLAGHPGISQVFAVGLTDERWGEIGCVVVVPAPGQEISEQDVLTLCREKLARFKVPKRVAFYRAEDLPTTPTGKVQKYRLVQQLSGHDKAADTVDVGAGQGAP
- a CDS encoding MaoC family dehydratase, giving the protein MKVFQDLAEFTTAAGTELGPTDWLPIDQQRVDGFADATDDHQWIHVDPERAASGPFGGTIAHGLLTLALLPRFMHELYRVDNVTMAVNYGFNKVRFITPVPVGAKLRASSVISRVDALDGAVQATMVTTIEAEGASKPAAVIESIVRYVG
- a CDS encoding enoyl-CoA hydratase-related protein is translated as MSVEARPDTKVATAQALYGALATGDVDAIDRLLAPDFVGHAAPGLPLAMGGTHVGAEAMRTNLWWRIGEHFKVRAEAEDFQPLEDGRLVVIGAYRGTARRSGAELDAAFVHLLSFDGAGRIASLNQLTDTAAWHAALDGGNRLQTIDFRVEDGVATICLNRPAQRNAINLRMAQEFLEVARRIAADPSVRAVLISGNGPALTVGGDIAYFLEGGGEGYDRLFERMIWPFHEAFDILSRIEAPIVAAAHGAVAGGGMGFVYAADLVLAAEGTRFVPAFAAIGLSGDGGGTYHLPRLIGPRRAAQAYLRNTPISVDEALEWGLVNEIVPADELHSRATALARELAQGPTVAFATMRKLLRESWGNDLTAQLAAELRGTKKTGITRDAAGAFSAFAQKRTPTFEGR
- a CDS encoding MBL fold metallo-hydrolase — encoded protein: MSHTSADAVGRGLKTLTGTVAHVALPLPLPDLQVVNAYVIHCPDGVTLVDPGWAYPPGETALTDALHALGFGLGDVRRIVATHQHWDHYSLGVRWRDRHGIELMLGREERHSIAAFAQQPDEVHPNQIGALVRAGAAQVAGEITALEWEAYELDVAFSPPDCWLDDGDVIDCGPTQITVRATPGHTRGHVVFEDTAQGLLFTGDHLLPRITPSIAFERAPEKLPLRSYIDSLRLVLDLPDARMLPAHGATDAGTHARAHELIQHHEVRLRQIGDLIAAGRHTAYEVATAMLWTRRERTLDELQTIHQMTAILEVQSHLDLLELRGALTGADVDGVRSFVVA